Part of the Loxodonta africana isolate mLoxAfr1 chromosome 15, mLoxAfr1.hap2, whole genome shotgun sequence genome is shown below.
TCACACTGATTGGGCTCAGTTCTCACTTGCATACtcccatgtactatttcctcagcagTTTGTCCTTCATTGATTTCTGCCAGTCCACTGTCATTACTcccaaaatgctggtgaactttgtGATAGAGAACACCATCTCCTACCCTGAATGCATGACTCAGCTctacttcttcctcttttttgctgtttcAGAATGTTACATGCTGGCTGCAATGGCATACGACCGCTATGTTGCTATCTGTAGCCCATTACTTTATAAGGTCATTATGTCCCCTCAGGTCTGTTCTTGGCTGATTTTGGGGGTGTATATTGTAGGCCTGGTTTGTGCATCAGCTCATACAGGTTGCATGCTTAGGGTTCATTTCTGCAAATTTGATGTGATCAGCCATTATTTTTGTGACCTTCTTCCTCTCCTAAAACTCTCATGTTCTAGTACTTATGTCAATGAATTATTGATTCTAGGTTTCGGTGCATTTAACATATTTGCCCCAACCC
Proteins encoded:
- the LOC111752848 gene encoding olfactory receptor 8G1-like; this encodes MAAGNYSTVTEFILAGLTDKPELQLPLFFFFLGVYVVTVVGNLGMITLIGLSSHLHTPMYYFLSSLSFIDFCQSTVITPKMLVNFVIENTISYPECMTQLYFFLFFAVSECYMLAAMAYDRYVAICSPLLYKVIMSPQVCSWLILGVYIVGLVCASAHTGCMLRVHFCKFDVISHYFCDLLPLLKLSCSSTYVNELLILGFGAFNIFAPTLTIIGSYVFIIASILHMRSTEGKSKAFSTCSSHILAVTIFYGSLAFMYLQPSNVSSMEEGKVSSVFYTIVVPVLNPLIYSLRNKDANVALKKMLEKRTFS